The nucleotide window GTGGGCGCCGGCGGGGCCGCGGGCTCCCGGGTGGGTCCGCTCATCTTCTTCCCCTGCTTCATCGCAGCTCGGTGGCCGGCACGAAGGTGTAGCCCTCGGCCTGGATGCCCTCGACGATAGCGCGCAGCTCCGACAAGGGGTAGTAGGGGTGGAAGAAGAAGCTGGCCGTGGCGTGGGTGCCCACCAGGTTGGCCCGGGCGGCGGCCACGACGTCGGCGGCCAGGCGCGGCGGGTGCTGGTTGGCGGCCTCGGGCTCGTAGTTGCCCAGGTTCTCGGGCAGGACGTGGGTGCCGTAGGGGTCGTTGACCGCGTAGGGGAAGAACTGCCCGTAGTAGTCGTGCGGGCCGCCCGGTGTGCCGGTGAACAGGCCGGAGTGGAGCAGCTCGCGCTCGTAGCGCACGGGGTAGACCTCGGTCATGCCCGCGTAGGCCTCACGGGTGGCCGAGTAGTGGGGCGTCTCGAAGACGGTCGGCTCGGGCAGCCCGACCTCGGTGAAGATCTGCCTGCCCTGCTCCACGCGCTCGCGCGCCCAGGCCTGGTCGGTGCCCTCCAGGGCCCCGCCGATCTGCACCCAGGAGTTGGGCTGGCAGTCGATGGGGGGCGACTGGTTGTCGTTGACCTGGGAGCACCAGGAGCGGATGAACTCGAAGTCATCGGTGGATACCCCGTTGTAGGGGTTCTTCAGGGAGCCGAACTGGTGGGTGGTGCCGTGCTGGATAATGGTGCCGCCCTTGGTGGTGGCGTCCTTGAGCACGGCGACCAGCTCGGGGCTGTCGGCCAGGGTCAGGTACTGCGGGGTCCCCTCGTTCTCCACGCCCGTGGGGTCGGAGTAGATGGGCACCACCGCCATCTGGAAGGGCACGCCCGCCCCGTGGAGGTAGTCAACGATCGCCTGGAGCTGGGCGGGGTCGCTCTCGGGGCTGATGTCCTCCAGGCGCACCGCCGCCTGGCGGAAGGAGCCCGCGTGGGGCTGGAGGACGTCGAGCAGGATGTCGGCGGCGGCGATGTAGCGGTCCTGCTCGCCCAGGTAGGTCAGGGGGATCTCGCCGACGAAGGTCAGGCCCGAGGAGGCCACCGCCCAGGGGAAGGAGGTCGAGCCGGACTGGGCGATGGGGGCGCACTGCTTGGCAGCGCCGTCGGCCCCGGAGCACTGGGCCTGGCCCAGCACGGTGACGTCCTGGGGCCGGGTGATGTGGGGGGCGATGATCCCCGAGGTGTTGAGCTTGTCGCGCTTGAGGCCGGTGCCGTTGTAGGTCACCTGGGTGACCTGGTCCTCGGAGTCGACGTAGGAGGTGGCCGCATCCCAGCCGTATCGCTGGGTGAAGGCGGCACGGTCGGCGTCGGTGGCGCTGAGCTGCCAGATGTTGAAGCCCGACCACATCACGGGGATGTTGCCGGTGAGCACGTCGTCGATGAAGCCGCGCGGGAGGGGCTCATCGTAGGTGGATCCCACGTAGACGACGTTGGTGAAGTTCCCGGCCAGTCCCGGCTGGTAGTCCTTGACCGGCAGGACGGTGACGGTGCCCGAGTGGCTGGCCAGGGTCCCCATGGCCAGGGCGTAGTACTCCCCCAGCCGGGCCCACTCGCCGGTGGTATCGAACAGGACGAGGGTGTCGGCGGGGCCCGCCTCCGGGGTGGAGAACTCCACCGCGTTGGCCGGCACCTGCGGGGGGTTGACGGTCAGGTCGCGCAGGGTGGGCTGGCCCTGGGCGGCGGGCACGGGGGCATCGAGGTTGACCTGCTCCCCGCCGGCCAGCTCCAGGGGAAGGACCCCCTGGGCGGCGGCCTCGGGCTCGGGCGGGGCCGGCAGGGGCGCCTGGCCGTCCTGGCCGGGCTGGCCCGGCTGGGCGGCGGCGCCCGGGTGCTCGGTGGCCACGTGGGTCTGCGCGGGGGCGGCAGAACCGGCCGGCTGGGCGGCCTGGGCCGGGCCAAGGGCGGTGATCGTCGTGCCCAGGAGCAGCGCCATGAGGGCAGCGGCCCCCCGACGCCTGGCTGGTGAGTGGACAGCGGTGTGCGTCATGAGTTCTCCTTGATCGCTGGGGAGATGGGCTCGAAGGCGGGCAGCGCCTCGCCGCGCCCGAAGAGGGCGGCCGTGGCCGCCAGGATGCGGCCGCAGGCGCGTCCGTCCCCGTAGGGGTTGACCGCGTGGGCCATCTGCTCGTAGGCCGCGGTGTCGGTGAGCAGCTGGGAGACGCGGGTGACGATGCGCTCCTCATCGGTGCCCACCAGCTCGGCCACGCCGAAGGCCACGGCCTCGGGACGCTCGGTGTTCTCCCGCATGACCAGGACCGGCTTGGACAGCGCGGGGGCCTCCTCCTGGACGCCGCCGGAGTCGGTCAGCACGACGTCGGCCCGGTTCATCACGGTGCAGAAGGCGCCGTACTCCAGGGGGTCGGTCCACACCACATTGGGCGCCGCCTCGATCTGGGGCAGCAGGTCCTCGCGCACCCGGGGGTTGCGGTGGGCCGGCACGATGAACATGACCTCGGGGTGGGCGGCCGCCAGCCTGGCCACGGACCGCCCGATGGCCCGCATGGGCTCGCCCCAGGACTCGCGGCGGTGGGCGGTGACCAGGACGACGCGGCGGGAGTCGTCCTCCAGGGCCCGGGCCAGCGCGGGGTCGAGCTCGACGGGGTGCTGGACGGCCTCCAGCAGCGCATCGATGACCGTGTTGCCGGTGACCTGCACCCGGGAGGGGTCGACGTTCTCCTCCAGGAGGTTGTCCCGGCTGACCTGCGTGGGGCACAGGTGCAGGGCGGCGATCTGGCTGACCAGCCGGCGGTTGGCCTCCTCGGGGAAGGGCGAGTACAGGTCCCCGGTGCGCAGGCCCGCCTCGACGTGCAGGACCGGCACCTCGTGGTAGAAGGCGGCCAGTGCCGCGGCGAAGGCCGAGGTGGTGTCGCCCTGGACGACGACGGCGTCGGGCTGGTGGACGTCCAGGACGGCGCCCACGCCCTCCAGGCAGCGGGTGGTGATCTGGGTCAGGGTCTGGCCGGGGGCGTGGATGTCCAGGTCCTCATCGGTGGTGATCCCGAAGAACTCGTGGACCTGGTCGAGCATCTCGCGGTGCTGGCCGGTGACCACGACGATCGGGGTGAAGCGCTCGTCGCGGCGCATCGCCGAGACCAGGGGCGCGAGCTTGATGGCCTCGGGCCTGGTGCCGTAGACCAGCATGATCCGTAAGGGGCCGCGCGGGGTGGTGGCCTGCACGGGGTTGGTTGGTCTCATCAGTGCTCCTTGTCAAGGGACGATCGGGGTGGGTGGGAACTGTCGCGGCCGGCTGGGGCCCGGGCACTGCGGTTCAGGGGGTCGGCCTCGCCCGATCGGGCGGGTCGGGGGCGGCGTGGGCCCCGGGCGCGCCCGCGCACCCGGGTCGGGGCCGCCTCACTGCTGCTCCACGGGGGTGAAGGTGACCTCGGCGTCCTCGCAGTAGGCGGCCACGGCGCCGGAGTGGTAGGGGGTCTCGGAGTCGGTGACCGTGGCCAGCTCCTGGCCATCGACGGTGACGGTGAAGGAGACCTCCTCCCCGGTGGTGTCCACGCGCACCGAGACCTCGTAGCTGGATCCGGGCGGGTAGGCCGGGGCGTCGCCCGAGGCCAGGAAGCGCTGGTTGCCGGGGTAGGCGGGGTCCTGCTTGGAGACCTCCCACCCGTTGGGCTTGAGGACCAGGGCGTAGAAGTGCTCGTTGTCGGTGTAGTTCCACAGCAGCCAGGCCACCTCCCAGGTGTTGGGCTCCCCGTCCTGGCGCAGCTGGCGCACCGTGGTCATGGTGGTGCTCACCGTCTGGACGGCGCCCTGGCTGATCGTGGCGGTGGTGGAGGTGGCCAGGCCCGCATGGGTCTTATCCGCCGAGCCGGCCGCATTGGGGGCCAGGCGCAGCAGCCCGTCCTGGCAGCCCGCCTCCCCGTAGCCGTCGAAGACGATGCTCCACTGGGCGCATTCCTCGTCATTCATCCACTGCCTCACTTGACAGAATCCGGTGACGCCAACCACCAGGGCCAGGGCGCAGACCACCAGGGTGATGCGCCGCGCACGAGTGGTGCCGCCAGGTCCGCGGCCGTGCCGCGGACCGCACCTGAGAACCTCTCTCAGGTGGCTCATGCGATCTCCTCCTCGATACTCGCCACGGGCCGGGGCCCGACGGCGCGCACCGCACCGGGTCGGAGATAGGCGATCCGCCCGCCCTCTGCGGGCCCTGCCTGCGCGGCCTGTCCCGATGGCGCCGCCGGCCCAGCCGTTGCCGGCTGCGCTGATGGCGCCACCCGCGCGGCCGGCCGCTCCGGCACCTGGCCCGGCCGCTGCACGAGCGGTTGCACGGGCCGCTGCACCGGCTGGATCGGTGCAGGCTCCGGCTGCGGTGCCCCGATAGGCGAGGGACCGCTTCCCTGGGCGGGCCCAGTCTGCTGAAGCGTCGGCGTCTCCTGTGGTGCTGGTGCGTCCGGGGCGGCCTGGGGCTGCGGGGCGGGCTCCGCCTCACGGGCGGTCTTGGCCCAGCCGGTGCGGCCCGTGACCGCCCTGGCCAGTGCCCGCCAGCCGTAGAGGCTGGGCAGCAGCCCGTAGAGGACGAACAGGTGGGCGTAGCACAGCGCCTTGAGCATCCCCAGGCCCTCGGAGCGCTCGATGCGCCAGTAGATGAGGCCGTAGATGAGGCCCGGCCCGAAGGCGACGATGTAGGCGCCGATGACCCAGATCCACGGCTGGCGCCAACCCAGGACGGTGACCACCAGGGCGGTGAGGAGGGTGATGAGGAAGGACAGGGTCAGCAAGGAGCCGGCCAGGAGCATGTAGGGGGTCAGGATCTGCCACAGGGTGTCGGCCCGGCCCCACCCGCGGTGATCGCGCACCACGCGCCGCAGCAGGGTGATGGCCTGGAGGTTGCCCTGGAACCAGCGGGTGCGCTGGCGCAGCAGGCGCCGCAGGCTGGTGACCCCCTGCTGGTGGACCGAGGCGTGGGGCCAGAACTCGTTGGTCCAGGCGGTGGCATTGAGCCGGATGCCCAGGTCGAAGTCCTCGGTCAGGGAGCGGGTCCAGGGCCGCGGCCCCAGGGCGTTGAGGGCGCTGAGCCGCACGAACTGGGCGTTGCCGCCCATGCCCACGCTGCCCAGGCGGCGCCGTCCCCGCTGGAAGACCTCGGTGAAGATGACGAACTCCATGTCCTGCATGCGCGCCAGCAGGGAGTGGAAGCGGTTGTTGATGCGCACCCCCATCTGGACCGCCCCCACCCGGGAGGAGGAGAAGGCGGTGCGGGCCTCGGCGATGGCGTGGGGGTCGAGCCGCCCATCGGCGTCCATGACACCGATGACGACACGGCGGTCGGGGTAGCCGGCGCACTTGCGGCGCACCAGGTCCAGGGCGTCGTTGAGGGCCTCGCCCTTGCCCAGGCGGGCGCGCGGCGGCACCCGGCGCATGACCTCCACGCGAGGGTCATCGATGGCCTCCACCGCGGCGGCGGTGCCATCGTCCGAGCCGTCGTCGATGACCATGATGCGCATCCCCGGATCGGGGATGGAGGTCAGTCGCTGCACGCTGGCGCCGATGACCTCGGCCTCGTTGAGGCAGGGCATGAGGATGACGATGAGCAGCTCCGAGCCGTCCTCCACCGCTCCCCGGTGCCGGGGTGCGCCACGGGAGATGACGAGCATGAAGGCGGTGTAGAGCAGCGCCACGCCGATCATCGCCAGGGCCCCCCACCAGCCGAGCTGGTCGATGGCGGTCAGTGGCGGCGCGGCCCGGCCCGACCCGGCCCGCGCCGCCACGACGCTCTGCATGGTGTTCTGACAGGCCCACCCGCTGGCGGCCTGGAGCAGCGCGCCGCTCATCGCAGCCGGTGGAGGTTGCTGGCAGAGCCGTGGCGCCCGACGGCGCGGCGGGGCCATGGCAGGCTCCAGCGCGCGGCCCCGTAGAGGTTGGCCAGGATCGCCCAGGCCAGGATCATCAGGAAGACGAGGCCGGCGCCGTCGATGAGGACGCGGGCGATGAGGCCGGTGGGCGAGTCGCGGGGGATGGCGTGCCACAGGATGAACAGTCCGGCGCCAGTGGCCAGTGGGGAGTAGTGCATGAGCCGTCCATTGGGAAGATCAAGGGCATGGTCGGCGCTGCGGTGCGTCGCGTCCGGGGGGTATTGGGAACTCGATATCGAACGCGACGCACCGTGCGTCGCGATCCAAGATAACGATCAGATAACTGCCCCCGATACTGTGCTAGGCCACAAGGATTTCACAGAGTCTTTGGATGAAAGCGCATAAAGGGAGACGCAACCCTTGCATCTCCCTCACAACTGCCCATCACAGATGGGTCCTCCCCGTGCACAACCTGGGGAGAACCCAGGGTAGTGCACGGGGAGGACCCATGTCATAGGCAAGGGAGGCCAAAGTGAGAACAATCACAGAGGGGTGAGATGATCTCAAACCCCGGAGTGCTGCTCTCTGGCCTCGACCGCCTCGCTGTGCGCGGGCAGGTCCTCGCAGTGGGCCAGCGCCCGCAGGGACTGGGCCAGGCAGGCCAGCGCCGCGGCGTCGTAGTCGATGAGCTGGACCGCCTTGAGGAAGGCCATCACCGACAGCCCCGAGGCGAAGCGCGCCGTGCCCCCGGTGGGCAGGACGTGGTTGGAGCCGGCCAGGTAGTCCCCCAGGGGCACCGGGCTGGTGGGCCCCACGAAGATGGCGCCGGCATTGCGGATGCGGCGGGCCACGGCGCCCGCCTGGGCGGTGTGGATCTCCAGGTGCTCGGCGGCGTAGGCGTCGGCGACCTCCACCCCCTGGTCGAGATCGCGCACGAGCACCACCCCGGACTGGGGACCGCTCAGCGCGGTCGCGGCCCGCTGGCGGTGCCTGGTGGCCGCCAGGCGGCGCTCCAGGGCCTGCTCGACCCTGGCCGCCAGGCGGGGCGAGTCGGTGATGAGAACCGAGCCGGCGTTCGGGTCGTGCTCGGCCTGGGAGAGCAGATCGGCGGCCACGTACTCGGGGTCGGCGCCGTCGTCGGCCAGGATGGCGATCTCGGTGGGGCCGGCCTCGGCATCGATGCCCACGGTGCCCAGCACGGCCCGCTTGGCGGCGGCCACATAGATGTTCCCCGGCCCGGTGATGACGTCCACCGGCTCGCACAGGAC belongs to Actinomyces capricornis and includes:
- a CDS encoding DUF2334 domain-containing protein, which gives rise to MTHTAVHSPARRRGAAALMALLLGTTITALGPAQAAQPAGSAAPAQTHVATEHPGAAAQPGQPGQDGQAPLPAPPEPEAAAQGVLPLELAGGEQVNLDAPVPAAQGQPTLRDLTVNPPQVPANAVEFSTPEAGPADTLVLFDTTGEWARLGEYYALAMGTLASHSGTVTVLPVKDYQPGLAGNFTNVVYVGSTYDEPLPRGFIDDVLTGNIPVMWSGFNIWQLSATDADRAAFTQRYGWDAATSYVDSEDQVTQVTYNGTGLKRDKLNTSGIIAPHITRPQDVTVLGQAQCSGADGAAKQCAPIAQSGSTSFPWAVASSGLTFVGEIPLTYLGEQDRYIAAADILLDVLQPHAGSFRQAAVRLEDISPESDPAQLQAIVDYLHGAGVPFQMAVVPIYSDPTGVENEGTPQYLTLADSPELVAVLKDATTKGGTIIQHGTTHQFGSLKNPYNGVSTDDFEFIRSWCSQVNDNQSPPIDCQPNSWVQIGGALEGTDQAWARERVEQGRQIFTEVGLPEPTVFETPHYSATREAYAGMTEVYPVRYERELLHSGLFTGTPGGPHDYYGQFFPYAVNDPYGTHVLPENLGNYEPEAANQHPPRLAADVVAAARANLVGTHATASFFFHPYYPLSELRAIVEGIQAEGYTFVPATELR
- the wecB gene encoding non-hydrolyzing UDP-N-acetylglucosamine 2-epimerase, with the protein product MRPTNPVQATTPRGPLRIMLVYGTRPEAIKLAPLVSAMRRDERFTPIVVVTGQHREMLDQVHEFFGITTDEDLDIHAPGQTLTQITTRCLEGVGAVLDVHQPDAVVVQGDTTSAFAAALAAFYHEVPVLHVEAGLRTGDLYSPFPEEANRRLVSQIAALHLCPTQVSRDNLLEENVDPSRVQVTGNTVIDALLEAVQHPVELDPALARALEDDSRRVVLVTAHRRESWGEPMRAIGRSVARLAAAHPEVMFIVPAHRNPRVREDLLPQIEAAPNVVWTDPLEYGAFCTVMNRADVVLTDSGGVQEEAPALSKPVLVMRENTERPEAVAFGVAELVGTDEERIVTRVSQLLTDTAAYEQMAHAVNPYGDGRACGRILAATAALFGRGEALPAFEPISPAIKENS
- a CDS encoding glycosyltransferase family 2 protein gives rise to the protein MQSVVAARAGSGRAAPPLTAIDQLGWWGALAMIGVALLYTAFMLVISRGAPRHRGAVEDGSELLIVILMPCLNEAEVIGASVQRLTSIPDPGMRIMVIDDGSDDGTAAAVEAIDDPRVEVMRRVPPRARLGKGEALNDALDLVRRKCAGYPDRRVVIGVMDADGRLDPHAIAEARTAFSSSRVGAVQMGVRINNRFHSLLARMQDMEFVIFTEVFQRGRRRLGSVGMGGNAQFVRLSALNALGPRPWTRSLTEDFDLGIRLNATAWTNEFWPHASVHQQGVTSLRRLLRQRTRWFQGNLQAITLLRRVVRDHRGWGRADTLWQILTPYMLLAGSLLTLSFLITLLTALVVTVLGWRQPWIWVIGAYIVAFGPGLIYGLIYWRIERSEGLGMLKALCYAHLFVLYGLLPSLYGWRALARAVTGRTGWAKTAREAEPAPQPQAAPDAPAPQETPTLQQTGPAQGSGPSPIGAPQPEPAPIQPVQRPVQPLVQRPGQVPERPAARVAPSAQPATAGPAAPSGQAAQAGPAEGGRIAYLRPGAVRAVGPRPVASIEEEIA
- the hisD gene encoding histidinol dehydrogenase yields the protein MLTHIDLRQTHLDAQELARALPRATVDVSRALEAVQPVIDDVRSRGAAALRDAAERFDGVRPEHLRVPAAAIAEALEGLDPQVRQALETSIAHNRAGHRAQMPVERSTQVVPGGTITQRWIPVRRVGLYVPGGLAVYPSSVVMNAVAAQVAGVEQIALSSPPQAEHGGLPHPTILAACALLGIEEVYAVGGAQAIAMLAYGASAQDETDRADSGGAVLCEPVDVITGPGNIYVAAAKRAVLGTVGIDAEAGPTEIAILADDGADPEYVAADLLSQAEHDPNAGSVLITDSPRLAARVEQALERRLAATRHRQRAATALSGPQSGVVLVRDLDQGVEVADAYAAEHLEIHTAQAGAVARRIRNAGAIFVGPTSPVPLGDYLAGSNHVLPTGGTARFASGLSVMAFLKAVQLIDYDAAALACLAQSLRALAHCEDLPAHSEAVEAREQHSGV